From one Peredibacter starrii genomic stretch:
- a CDS encoding PilN domain-containing protein produces the protein MIKINLSNEKKQVDLANVGGFDFSKVKIKPLLLVMVLVYLPDVLLAPILEEQKEAANQELSTKQAKLNSLKRKVAASKDMDKQIKELKAQEENLGKKLLAVKQAISEKRNPSNILLYIAKNIPAELWIKSLTIDQDKMTIKGEALDYTSIGNFVNSLRSSIFIKDANISETNSTVRADKRRIETFEVVFGIARFDQ, from the coding sequence ATGATTAAGATTAACCTCTCCAATGAAAAAAAACAGGTCGACTTAGCCAACGTAGGTGGCTTTGATTTTTCCAAAGTAAAAATCAAACCACTTCTTTTGGTGATGGTCTTGGTTTATTTACCGGATGTTTTATTGGCGCCGATTCTTGAAGAGCAGAAAGAAGCTGCTAATCAGGAGCTATCAACTAAGCAGGCCAAGTTGAATTCTTTGAAGCGCAAGGTTGCGGCTTCTAAAGATATGGATAAGCAGATCAAGGAACTTAAGGCCCAGGAAGAGAACCTTGGGAAAAAGCTTCTTGCCGTAAAACAAGCCATTTCTGAAAAACGTAATCCGTCAAACATTCTTCTTTATATTGCAAAGAACATTCCAGCTGAACTTTGGATTAAGTCTCTGACCATTGATCAGGATAAAATGACGATTAAAGGTGAGGCCCTGGATTACACGAGTATCGGAAATTTTGTGAATAGCTTGCGCTCATCCATCTTTATTAAGGACGCCAATATTTCTGAAACCAATAGCACGGTAAGGGCAGATAAGCGAAGAATTGAAACTTTCGAGGTCGTTTTCGGAATCGCGAGGTTTGATCAATGA
- the pilO gene encoding type 4a pilus biogenesis protein PilO, whose protein sequence is MKDLINKLIANIHIVLFLYGLYSAYGMYETHNLEVTEIQNQSLALDGDIEQNQRKVREIQEFSKKTNEYKVRVEEVAKNIEAVQKQLPAETNDSQILGFFQGEMSSLNIKDSNFTPGKEDKSTYYITKEYSLKAKGTFLQFLIFLERIGTADRIYNIKTLKLETSATPQKGRFQVISGEGVIQAFRFNPDFKVDRGF, encoded by the coding sequence ATGAAAGATTTAATCAATAAACTCATCGCGAACATTCATATCGTTCTCTTTCTTTACGGTCTTTATAGCGCCTATGGAATGTATGAAACACATAATCTAGAGGTAACTGAGATTCAAAACCAAAGTTTGGCCCTGGATGGGGACATTGAACAAAACCAGAGAAAAGTTCGCGAGATTCAGGAATTCTCTAAAAAAACTAACGAATATAAAGTTCGCGTAGAAGAAGTGGCCAAAAATATTGAAGCAGTTCAAAAACAACTTCCTGCTGAGACTAACGATTCTCAGATTCTTGGATTTTTTCAAGGTGAAATGAGTTCACTTAACATTAAGGATTCTAACTTTACCCCAGGTAAAGAAGACAAGAGCACATACTACATTACTAAAGAGTATTCTCTTAAGGCGAAAGGCACATTTCTCCAGTTCCTGATTTTCCTAGAAAGAATCGGCACCGCTGATCGTATTTATAATATTAAGACACTAAAGCTTGAAACTTCGGCCACTCCACAAAAGGGTCGCTTTCAGGTTATTTCGGGTGAAGGTGTCATTCAGGCCTTCCGCTTTAATCCCGATTTTAAAGTCGATCGAGGATTTTAA
- the pilQ gene encoding type IV pilus secretin PilQ, with the protein MKKGFFLITLILGISYNVSAQEIKNVNFVQEGEVSKLIIETDKENVFAERFHVTEDKQIILDLKNVKVSPKLLRGIDTSEFPGSTVYISGYKKPGTANDVRFAVQLRDNVRSILEPSGNKIVLNIENRFGVFSKGKIKTNDKAAQSDLVEDVVGLNVPKSNSIEDILHNLTLSGPKKYIGKRISINVRDIPVPDILNMIADTSGFNIIIDQEVAKLPNLTLTLTNVPWDQALDTVISLSKLVAQKNANILIVKTLASATKEKEEEMKLADLKDNLAPLVTRVFLINYATLVDIEKIVKDYITKNVGTIQLDERTNSLIVMDTIDAIERIKKIIETLDTQTPQIMIEAKIVEAVESYSKRIGLTKGISFGYDPVGAIQAPVGPGFSFSSAPNVTTPTALGMTIGIYKRLLNLDLNLQLMESESKGRIISTPKVVTQNKKAATITSSEQTSFRVQQPATGNQPALATFQNITADLNLTVTPQVTNDGAVNMQIALNKSAFGTRPTVDAPPNITRRNITTNVLVDNGSTVVIGGLYQTTTLETRSGIPYLRDLPLVGWLFSTPYAPDTSKNELIIFMTPRIMNQDEAGMVDRQAKSGVNSTEL; encoded by the coding sequence ATGAAGAAAGGATTTTTTCTAATTACGCTTATTTTGGGCATTTCCTATAATGTGTCCGCTCAGGAAATCAAAAACGTAAATTTTGTTCAAGAAGGCGAAGTCAGTAAACTTATCATTGAAACTGATAAGGAAAATGTTTTTGCTGAACGCTTCCATGTGACCGAAGATAAGCAGATCATCCTTGATCTTAAAAACGTAAAAGTTTCTCCAAAGCTTCTCCGCGGAATTGATACTTCAGAATTCCCTGGTTCAACTGTTTATATTTCTGGTTACAAAAAACCAGGTACCGCTAATGACGTGCGCTTTGCAGTTCAACTTCGTGATAACGTTCGTTCAATTCTGGAACCTTCTGGTAACAAGATTGTCCTTAATATCGAAAACCGTTTTGGTGTTTTCTCTAAGGGTAAAATCAAAACCAACGATAAGGCCGCTCAAAGTGACCTGGTTGAAGATGTCGTAGGTCTTAACGTTCCCAAATCAAATTCTATTGAAGACATCCTTCATAACCTGACTCTCTCAGGTCCAAAAAAATATATTGGAAAGAGAATCTCAATCAACGTTCGTGATATTCCAGTTCCAGATATTCTAAATATGATTGCTGATACCTCAGGTTTCAACATCATCATTGATCAGGAAGTTGCGAAACTTCCCAATTTGACCCTTACACTTACGAACGTTCCTTGGGACCAGGCACTTGATACGGTTATTAGCCTTTCAAAACTAGTTGCCCAGAAGAACGCCAACATTCTAATTGTGAAGACTCTTGCTTCTGCTACAAAAGAAAAAGAAGAAGAGATGAAACTCGCTGATTTGAAAGACAATCTGGCTCCACTGGTAACGAGAGTATTTTTAATTAACTACGCAACCTTAGTAGACATCGAAAAAATCGTTAAAGACTACATCACAAAAAATGTCGGAACGATTCAGCTGGATGAAAGAACTAACAGCTTGATCGTTATGGACACAATCGATGCGATCGAGAGAATCAAGAAGATCATTGAGACGCTAGATACTCAAACTCCACAAATCATGATTGAGGCCAAAATTGTTGAAGCGGTTGAGAGTTACTCAAAACGTATCGGTCTGACGAAAGGTATCTCTTTCGGTTATGATCCTGTCGGTGCTATCCAAGCTCCGGTTGGACCTGGTTTCTCCTTCAGTTCTGCTCCAAACGTTACAACTCCAACTGCGTTGGGTATGACGATTGGTATCTATAAGAGACTTTTAAACTTGGATTTGAACCTTCAGTTAATGGAATCAGAATCTAAGGGCCGTATCATTTCTACTCCAAAAGTAGTTACTCAGAACAAGAAGGCCGCGACGATTACAAGTTCAGAACAAACCAGCTTCCGTGTTCAACAACCGGCCACAGGTAACCAACCTGCTCTTGCTACGTTCCAGAACATCACAGCGGATCTTAACCTGACAGTTACACCTCAGGTAACGAACGATGGTGCTGTTAATATGCAAATTGCACTTAACAAATCTGCTTTCGGTACAAGACCAACAGTGGACGCCCCACCAAACATTACAAGAAGAAACATTACAACTAACGTTTTAGTTGATAACGGTTCAACTGTTGTAATTGGTGGTTTATACCAAACGACAACACTTGAAACTCGCTCAGGTATTCCATACCTTCGAGATCTTCCTCTTGTTGGATGGCTTTTCAGTACGCCGTACGCTCCTGACACAAGCAAAAACGAACTCATCATTTTCATGACTCCAAGAATTATGAATCAGGATGAGGCCGGAATGGTTGATCGTCAGGCGAAATCAGGTGTAAACAGCACTGAGCTGTAG
- a CDS encoding tetratricopeptide repeat protein, with amino-acid sequence MYKKNPRSRVFAPLAESFRKLGMYDDAFKILKDGIRHHPNYTLGYIVLAHCYYDQQKYELTYNTLRPIIAQNADNISLQKIFAQACIHLGHLEEALDTFKYLLFMNPKDRYFAEQVKRLEDDLMVGHKKLSLDQIIKAPDLPAPKDAISPPAQSIDDDWVQVDFNRPAQEEKKQPEKPAAIPEPEEENEWVMKKPGLDEHPILKTEKIQERDLEDEYYADEFEEEFGDAEEVNASAITSDTPIVSHTLIDLYCAQHYYDKAIELLEKILELNPNDVASIQKLDKVRGLKNQNVETKPSGPVTEQEGHDELISIIETQVKVKSPKEIKVEETFNRFLNELKERAHEKNSHY; translated from the coding sequence ATGTATAAAAAGAATCCGCGCTCGAGAGTGTTCGCACCTCTCGCGGAATCTTTTCGTAAGTTAGGAATGTATGATGACGCCTTCAAAATTCTGAAGGACGGAATTCGTCATCATCCCAATTATACTCTGGGTTACATTGTTCTCGCTCATTGCTATTACGATCAGCAAAAGTATGAGCTGACTTACAATACCCTTCGTCCAATCATCGCGCAGAACGCGGATAATATTTCTCTGCAAAAAATCTTCGCTCAGGCATGTATCCACTTAGGTCATCTAGAAGAAGCACTTGATACGTTCAAGTATCTTCTCTTCATGAATCCAAAAGACCGTTACTTCGCTGAACAAGTAAAACGTCTGGAAGATGATCTCATGGTGGGACACAAGAAATTGAGTCTCGATCAAATCATTAAGGCCCCTGATTTACCGGCACCGAAAGATGCGATTTCTCCTCCTGCTCAAAGTATTGATGATGATTGGGTGCAAGTTGATTTCAATCGTCCTGCCCAGGAAGAAAAGAAACAACCTGAGAAGCCGGCCGCCATTCCTGAACCAGAAGAAGAGAACGAATGGGTGATGAAAAAGCCCGGCCTGGACGAACATCCGATTCTTAAAACGGAAAAAATTCAGGAAAGAGATCTTGAAGATGAGTATTATGCCGACGAGTTTGAAGAAGAATTTGGTGATGCCGAAGAAGTAAATGCTAGCGCCATTACTTCGGACACACCAATTGTCTCGCATACACTAATTGATCTTTACTGTGCTCAACACTATTACGACAAGGCAATTGAACTTCTGGAAAAAATCCTGGAGCTCAACCCTAATGATGTGGCCTCGATCCAGAAGTTGGACAAGGTCCGCGGATTAAAAAATCAAAATGTCGAAACGAAACCTTCTGGCCCTGTCACTGAGCAGGAAGGTCATGACGAACTCATCTCAATCATAGAAACTCAGGTAAAGGTGAAATCACCGAAAGAGATCAAGGTTGAAGAAACATTCAACCGCTTCCTGAATGAATTGAAAGAGAGAGCTCATGAAAAAAATTCTCATTATTAA
- a CDS encoding type II 3-dehydroquinate dehydratase, whose protein sequence is MKKILIINGPNLNMLGKREPEVYGKDSLDDIRVWTDSKIKSEATTEWYQSNIEGEIVDRIQAAHSQDFDALVINPGAYAHTSVAIHDALKILKIPVIEVHLSQVYRREEFRHTLLTAKAASAIMSGLGKQSYYIAIKSLID, encoded by the coding sequence ATGAAAAAAATTCTCATTATTAATGGACCAAATTTAAACATGCTGGGAAAACGTGAACCTGAGGTTTACGGAAAAGACAGCCTGGACGATATCCGTGTGTGGACAGATTCAAAAATTAAATCTGAGGCCACCACAGAATGGTATCAATCCAATATTGAGGGCGAAATCGTTGACCGTATTCAGGCCGCTCACTCTCAAGATTTTGACGCTCTAGTGATCAATCCAGGTGCTTACGCCCATACCAGTGTCGCCATTCATGACGCATTAAAAATCCTTAAAATTCCAGTAATTGAAGTTCATTTAAGCCAGGTCTACCGACGCGAGGAGTTCCGACATACTTTGTTGACGGCAAAAGCTGCTTCCGCCATAATGAGCGGGCTCGGAAAACAGAGTTATTACATCGCGATAAAATCGCTGATCGATTAA
- the efp gene encoding elongation factor P: protein MYQTTDFRKGLKIEIEGKPWIIVDFQHVNPGKGSAFVRTRLRNLETNQTLERTFKAGIETVGKPDMEEKEMEYNYSDIDGYNFMDQSTFEMVHLSHDQVGDNKFYLQENIKVFILYFNGRPISIELPNFINLKVVETDPGMKGDTATGGSKKAIMETGLQVNVPLFIKEGEVLKIDTRTGEYIGREKA from the coding sequence ATGTACCAAACAACTGATTTTAGAAAAGGTCTTAAAATTGAGATCGAGGGAAAACCTTGGATCATCGTTGATTTCCAACACGTAAACCCTGGTAAAGGTTCTGCGTTTGTTAGAACAAGACTTCGCAATCTTGAAACGAACCAAACTTTAGAAAGAACTTTCAAAGCTGGAATCGAGACTGTTGGTAAGCCGGACATGGAAGAAAAAGAAATGGAATATAACTATTCGGACATCGATGGTTATAACTTCATGGACCAATCAACATTTGAAATGGTTCACCTTTCTCACGATCAAGTTGGTGACAACAAGTTCTACCTACAAGAGAACATTAAAGTATTCATTCTATATTTCAACGGTCGTCCGATTTCTATCGAGCTTCCAAACTTCATTAACCTAAAAGTTGTTGAAACAGATCCAGGTATGAAGGGCGATACAGCTACTGGTGGTTCTAAAAAGGCCATCATGGAAACTGGTCTTCAAGTGAACGTTCCACTTTTCATTAAAGAAGGTGAAGTTCTTAAGATCGATACACGTACTGGCGAATATATCGGAAGAGAGAAGGCATAA
- the accB gene encoding acetyl-CoA carboxylase biotin carboxyl carrier protein, whose amino-acid sequence MKLDTLSIDSLKEIVKVAKEQGVAELQVEAKDFKVSVNFATAPAAVHHVQPIVHQAPVAMAAPAPVAAAAPAKAAANDAGLHVIKSPFVGTFYASPSPGKPVYAKVGDKVKTGQPLCVLEAMKIMNEIDSDVNGEIVEICVDNESLVEYGQPLFKIRK is encoded by the coding sequence ATGAAACTAGATACATTAAGCATTGATTCTCTAAAAGAAATCGTAAAAGTTGCTAAAGAACAAGGTGTTGCTGAACTTCAGGTTGAAGCAAAAGACTTCAAAGTATCAGTAAACTTCGCTACTGCTCCGGCAGCTGTTCACCACGTTCAACCAATCGTTCACCAAGCTCCAGTTGCTATGGCCGCTCCGGCCCCAGTAGCTGCTGCTGCTCCTGCAAAGGCCGCTGCAAACGATGCTGGTCTTCACGTAATCAAATCACCATTCGTTGGTACTTTCTATGCTTCTCCATCTCCTGGGAAACCAGTTTATGCAAAAGTTGGCGACAAAGTGAAAACTGGTCAGCCGCTTTGTGTTCTTGAAGCAATGAAAATCATGAACGAAATCGACTCAGACGTTAATGGTGAAATCGTTGAAATCTGTGTTGATAACGAGTCTCTTGTTGAATACGGTCAGCCGCTATTCAAGATTAGAAAATAA
- the accC gene encoding acetyl-CoA carboxylase biotin carboxylase subunit, which yields MTTKKFKKVLIANRGEIAIRVIRSCKELGIETVAIHSTADEDSLHVKMADESVCVGPAKSKDSYLNVPQILSAAEITGADAIHPGYGFLAENDEFAAMCEKWGVTFIGPSVSCIQAMGDKIESKVTAKKAKVPTLEPILVQDTDEAFIKKEVEKMGFPVLIKSSAGGGGRGMKRIENFEELWPALIRLHEEAKAAFGDGTLFIEKYITNPRHIEVQILADKHGNVIHLGERDCTIQRRFQKVLEEAPSPVLSQKVREEICDSAVRLAKFVNYDSAGTVEFLYDLDTEKFYFMEMNTRIQVEHPVTEGRTGVDLISEMIRHAQGEVSRFKQSDITFRNHVMEFRINAEDPKTGMPSPGHITHYHRPGGIGVRTDDYIYTGYTVPPHYDSMISKIIVQADNRANCITRAKRVLNETVVSGIKTNIDLHKEILNDPDFVESKFSTNYLAKKLV from the coding sequence GTGACCACTAAAAAATTCAAAAAAGTACTCATCGCTAACCGTGGTGAGATTGCAATTCGTGTAATCAGAAGCTGTAAAGAATTAGGCATTGAAACAGTGGCAATCCACTCAACTGCCGATGAAGATTCTCTTCACGTAAAGATGGCCGATGAGTCTGTTTGTGTTGGTCCGGCGAAATCAAAAGATTCATATTTAAATGTACCACAAATTCTATCTGCTGCTGAAATCACTGGTGCAGATGCGATCCATCCTGGTTATGGATTCCTTGCTGAGAATGATGAGTTCGCGGCAATGTGTGAAAAGTGGGGAGTAACTTTCATTGGTCCATCTGTTTCTTGTATCCAAGCAATGGGTGATAAAATCGAATCGAAAGTTACTGCAAAAAAAGCAAAAGTTCCGACTCTAGAACCGATCCTGGTTCAAGATACAGACGAAGCATTCATCAAAAAAGAAGTAGAGAAAATGGGCTTCCCAGTTCTTATTAAATCTTCAGCTGGTGGTGGTGGTCGCGGTATGAAGCGAATCGAAAACTTCGAGGAACTTTGGCCGGCACTTATTCGTCTTCACGAAGAAGCAAAAGCTGCTTTCGGGGATGGAACTCTTTTCATTGAAAAATATATTACAAATCCTCGTCACATCGAAGTTCAGATTCTTGCTGATAAACATGGCAATGTAATCCATCTTGGTGAACGTGATTGTACAATTCAAAGACGTTTCCAGAAAGTTCTGGAAGAAGCACCTTCTCCGGTTCTTTCTCAAAAAGTTCGTGAGGAAATCTGTGATTCTGCTGTTCGTCTGGCGAAGTTCGTAAACTACGATTCTGCCGGCACAGTTGAGTTCTTATATGATCTTGATACGGAAAAATTTTACTTCATGGAAATGAACACTCGTATTCAGGTAGAGCACCCGGTGACTGAAGGTCGTACCGGTGTTGACCTTATTTCTGAGATGATTCGTCATGCTCAAGGTGAAGTTTCTCGATTCAAACAGTCAGATATCACTTTTAGAAACCACGTGATGGAATTCCGTATCAACGCTGAAGATCCAAAAACTGGTATGCCATCTCCTGGTCATATCACGCATTATCACAGACCTGGCGGAATTGGCGTAAGAACAGATGACTATATCTATACAGGATATACTGTACCACCACACTACGATTCTATGATTTCGAAGATCATCGTTCAGGCCGATAACCGTGCCAACTGTATCACCCGTGCTAAGCGCGTGTTGAATGAAACAGTGGTAAGCGGAATCAAAACGAACATCGATCTCCACAAGGAAATCTTGAACGATCCTGACTTCGTAGAAAGTAAGTTTTCGACCAATTATTTAGCTAAAAAACTAGTTTAA